In the genome of Candidatus Goldiibacteriota bacterium, one region contains:
- a CDS encoding GGDEF domain-containing protein has protein sequence MIGNLSLKNSVVLTAGLVLVFFIGYMDHITESSVDVSVLYMIPVAMTVWFSDRKYAFTVSFVAVAVWEFEEVFFKLDSEFTAMVWANIVLRLAYFLLAVIVLSKLKGEYDKEKKLADTDPLTGALNRRSFSVLIQKALAENKKKKMPYSIIYFDIDNFKMLNDSRGHAFGDLVLKNTADIITKRLSEKGFLSRLGGDEFAVFVMGSGPAEALKIIKEIKGDLAAEEHALKGVTYSFGVLTVKKKVIVNVEELIHLADKLMYTVKKTGKNSFKLKKI, from the coding sequence ATGATTGGTAATTTGTCACTGAAAAACAGCGTTGTTTTAACCGCGGGTTTGGTTCTGGTTTTTTTTATCGGCTATATGGATCATATAACAGAATCAAGCGTGGATGTTTCCGTGCTGTATATGATTCCGGTTGCCATGACGGTCTGGTTTTCTGACAGAAAATATGCGTTTACCGTTTCTTTTGTGGCTGTTGCTGTATGGGAATTTGAAGAGGTTTTTTTTAAGCTGGATTCAGAGTTCACGGCGATGGTATGGGCTAATATAGTTTTAAGGCTTGCATATTTTCTTCTGGCTGTAATTGTACTTTCGAAACTTAAGGGGGAATATGACAAGGAGAAAAAACTGGCGGATACTGACCCGCTTACAGGCGCGCTTAACAGGCGGTCGTTTTCTGTTTTGATTCAGAAAGCGCTGGCGGAGAATAAAAAGAAGAAAATGCCGTATTCAATAATATATTTTGATATTGATAATTTCAAAATGCTTAACGATTCAAGAGGGCACGCTTTTGGCGATCTGGTTCTTAAAAATACCGCTGATATTATCACGAAAAGGTTAAGTGAAAAAGGTTTTTTATCCAGGCTTGGAGGGGATGAATTCGCGGTTTTTGTTATGGGCAGCGGCCCCGCGGAAGCTTTGAAAATTATAAAGGAAATAAAAGGCGATCTTGCCGCGGAAGAACACGCGCTTAAAGGGGTTACGTACAGTTTTGGAGTCCTGACGGTTAAGAAAAAAGTTATAGTAAATGTGGAAGAACTTATTCACCTTGCGGATAAATTGATGTATACTGTTAAAAAGACGGGTAAAAACTCATTTAAGTTAAAAAAAATATAG